AAGAGCGTAATTTGGACATCCGCTTTCAGAAACGCGAAGTCACTGCTAGAAAGGAAATTCTCCAAGCTGGAACCCCTCTGTAAGTAAAATTATTGTAGTCCATTTTTCTCAATAGCCTACTATATCAAGCCcagttcttttaaaatttaaaacgtaagatttaaaaactttgaattgaATTTCTGTACGACTGTTTCAATTTTAGCAAATCAACCGCGGATGAAAATTGTGGCACAAAGCAGCGAGGGCAATTCTTGGATGCCTATTAAAAGTGCAGCTTGAGTGATCTTGAAGAGGTGAATCATTACTTCATTGAGGAGCAATGTGATCGATCTCAGCTAGACAGATATCCGACGAATAAATTGATTTTCAggtatattttaatcatttttaaacccACTATAAATCACAAAATGAATTGATTAAGACTAAAATGTTTCATAATGTTTTAGGCAGTACAACACTGCATTGCCCTCGTCTGCAGCTTACAAGTGAACATTTAGTTTAGGGGAACTCATCTTCACTGCCAAACGGGGATCGATGACCAGCAACACCTTCGTTAAGTTGACTTAGCACAAGATCAACAACAACGTATTCAAACATTGGAAAGAGACTCCATCGACCGCGAAAAGGTGATTCTCCTGCTCAAAACCCACTGCTCAGAGTGCCCTTTGGCTAATGTAATTTGGTTCACAGTTTTAGTTTGAGCGCCTGCTCAAGAAATTTTTTGTGCGAATTTGCGAACGTCCGTTCATAAAAAGCTGCTTAGCGACAAATTAAGCCCCGCTCAGAATTTTCTGAGCGAATCCTAGGTCTGGTCATCACCTAGAtacttgtatataaaaaaaatgttaataaagttcaattttattgaaTGTTATTTATCTATATTCACAATATCAAAGAAACtaagtacataaaataaatagaaatctCGAAAATGTCTTGACAACCCATGACCACACCTACCCGTGCAATCATAACCATTCCTGGAGACCAAATATGGCCAGATTTGATTTTCCAAATATGGTCAGATTTGATCAATTACTTCCAAATATGGCCAGATTTGATCAATTACAGATTTGATCAATTACGACCAAATATGGCCAGATTTGATCAATTACTTCTAATTAAACACACAACATGTACCATTTAATTGAAAAACCATCGGGATATTCCAGAACCACCCTGGACCATTCCTAAAATGATCAACTAAGTGGTTATGACCACTCTTGAAAGACATAATATGCCCAGTTTTAAATTCCCTCATCATAATTACCTTTATTTAGACATACAACATGTCCCATCTAATTGAAAAACGTCGGAACATCTCAGGATCACCCTTGACCACCACTAAAATGACCATTTGAGCGGTTATGATCAGTTCCAAAGACCAAATATGCCCAGATTTGAATTCCTTGACTGCAGTTACCTGTATTTAAGTATAGTAGATGCCCCATCTAATTTAAAAACGATCGAAACACCCCATGACCACCCTTGATAACCCCTAAAATAATCACTTTTATGATTACGACCACTCCAAAATTAAAATGGAGTTAAATAATGAAATCCTTGGCCccaaaaactttataaacatgcatcatatgtttttgtttaatctataaataattttgcaatttttaggcAATTCTGGCCCATTGTGCGCTAGTGAGAAATATGTGACTGTTGACAGTGTGATTTTATATGATatgagtaaaatatattttatgatgaatcttttttattttcctaatcATCTTTAACATCTGCTTTGcttatcttaaaaatatttttttaaataatctgtCCCGTGGGATAAAGGAAGACATTTTTAGCTTAGTTTATTTAAGATTAGTTTCCTTAACCAAAAAACCATTCCAACGTCGCAACTAAGGGTCTGCGTCTGAAAACGATACAAGACGAAACAAAACgatgaaaaatattgttttgataaaCGTTACGAAACGAAacactttttatcttttttcgcAAAATACGGTACaaaaagaaatacaattttCTTGTTTCGTGATAAATACTGGACAAATCGAAAAGAAGctcttgttttgaaaaaaccgGTACAAAACGAAATAATGTTAAACTATTTCCGAAATGAAACGGttaaaaacgaaacaaacaaaaagaaatttctgAGTTTTACGAgaaatactaatatttttagggctagcataaaataaaaagtagtttaCTTTTATACCAATTTTTTGTACCAATTTACGCACACATTTTCGATTTTTACGagaaattagttttatttagacTATTATATttcatgataaatttaaattttcgcaataaaaagtaaaatatttttacatcaatttgTTGAGTGTCACTTTCGGATAATTCTTCCGGAGTttccattgtttttcttttgattcCTGAAGATGTTGGTGTTGAAGATAAAGAAGAAGAGCATAATGGCGTTGATGAAACGCTTTTTGTTTTGAACGATAGCTTTTTtggcttttttgaaaaaactgctTTGGGTATAGGATTCTTGGGAGGTGTTCTGAATAAAGCGGAAAGATTCAAACTCCCTTTCAATTTCCGGTACATTTTGACTAATGGTGTGGTTATTATTACCCTGTTCAATctctatattttgtaaatcgtcGTACTCATTCACACCAGCCGGCACTTTAACTTGTGTAactttatgattattttttcacTGATCAAAATAGCTTCCGACGATGGATGATCGTTGATGACGTTGGTGAACTGTTCTGAGATACCGTAATGTCTAAGCATATATCCTTAAATCATAAACAATAactgttaaattaaaatattaaagaatggtttttttttaccaagaaataaaacatataaccTCCAAAGTACGGATGAAGAAGGTTTCCCAAGGCGTAGTGTTGGTTGTATCTTCCATGTTCATTGAATCGCGTGGCTATGTGTAAATGCTCAcgtaattttttacaaaaagcaatAATTATTTCTCTGTTTTCCATATCAAtgtggttttgaaaaaaattgtcagTTTTATAAAGCATAGTTAGCATATGATAAAGCTCTGGTTCAGTGTCCTTGGACAAGCAATCTGacataatctttattttatttaatactggCATCAGTGAAGACATCAGTGAAAATTGGTTGTCACTTGGAATAACGTTCTGTAGTGGGTTGTTATTTAGTGCATCTTTTTCTCTATGAGAAATCAACAAATCTTTTGATTTGTTGATTTCTCATAGATTGACTTCAGCATAAAACAGTAGGGGTTCCACCTGGTTATTACAGGAGCAATGATTTTAACATAGTTTACACAGAACAACATAcaatcttatttaataagttgaCAAGCTAAGGTGGACCTGTGAACTTTGCTAGATAGTTGTGTGGCAATACAGTCTTTGACTTCTTGCAATTCATTGGTAGCATGAAGTAGGCTAGTGTTTAGTAGGTGGTCTGCACACAACAGTGATTCatactttattttgttcatGATTGACACAGCATGTTTCATGTTTGCCGCCGCATCGTGGACAATGGCTTTCTTGGGCACGGCGTCCAACACCTGATACTTTTGGATCATTTCTTCCAGAGCCTTAAATTAGAATGAAgataaattaatgatttatgAGATAACTTATGAAGCTTTTGGGTTTTACAGTAAATTAATAATTCTttcaataaataacaaaatcctAGAAGAAACGCTATTCTAGCGGAAGgataagttttactttttaaattatttttttttacaagcacAAATtatatcaacataaaaaaaattactttgctAATGTGGTAACCAGTGTGTCTTCCCACAAAATTGTCAAAGTCGAGAACATATTTCTTCAGTTTAAACTGAATATTGATATAGTGAAGAGTCATATATGAGTCATATATGGGTCCTGTGACCTAGAGGTCCAGCCATCAGTGGTGATAGCCACCTGTTGACAACTGGAAACTTCTCTTTTAATTAGGTTTTGCGCAGTATGCATAACGCTTTCATAAAGCAATGGCAGCTTGTACCTTGAAAAAAGTCGAGGAATGTTTCACAATTACTTTTGGATTTAAATGTTGCACCATTTCCTTGAAGCATGGTTCATCTACTAGAGTGAATGGACTACTTGACATGACAATGTATTACATGATTACCATGTCTGTCTCCAAATGCCTGACTGATTGGGaagaatatttaataataattaataatagttcCCACATTAACACTTTTAGATAGGCCTTTTTGTGATCgttaatctaaaaaaacaaaattaaaattaaaattaaacatgaaaattatctttatacaaggaaaaacattattttataaaagataattagAAACTTACTGTATGCGTCATTCAGTTCGAAGGCAACttctgcaatttttttaatatcttcttttCTTTGGCGCTCAAGTTCGATTTGGGCTCTTAACATCTTAGCGTAGTCAGTGGGATGCTTGGTTTTCAGATGGTACCTGATACCACTAGTGGATCCATCAGTTAACTTGATTTGGATTTGACACTTTTTACATTCCGCACACTTAACACCTGACAcagtaactttattaaaataattccatTAAATTGTAGCTTTTATAGGCATGATTATATGATTGAGAATAACTATGATgttgaaacaattaaaatgatGACTAGTGgaaattaatttgaatgtttaagatcaaaaatgtttacatcCGACAGATGAAAacctagtttttttataaaattgtttttataataacttttttaataattttcaaaaaatatttttgaaagttattaaaaaagttggatATTTTTAggagaaacaaattttaaaacaataaattaattagttttgcagaatatttaaagttaacacAACAGTATTGTATTTAGAAGGTTATATAATAGAATTTGaagtattttattcaaacaatgATTGCAAACTCTTCATGCgagtttatatacaaatataaaatttatgtctgatgaacttaaagttaaaattttaatacagtAAAACCTACATACAGTAGACAGTATCTTTTTTAACTTCGTTAGGTGTGCCTTATGAAAATGATGCTATTGCATTGCtttgttaataaagtttttagttaaactttcgTTTACGAAACATTAAGTTAGGAAATATTAAACGTGAAAGTTCATGTATTGCTCGGGGGTGTGGAAATTATGAAATATCTGTTTGGGGCAGGGAGTTATGAAATGTTCCGTAAAAACCGATACgaaacaaaacaagtttattttgtttCGTAAATAACAGTACAAATCAAACAATAATTTCATGTTTCGTAACAACATTATGCGAAACGAAACAAGATTTACGTGTTTCGTATAAATGTGACACAAAacaatatgatattttttgtttcgtaaaaaCGGAACGAAACGAATATTCACATTTTGTACTGTTTCAAACCGAACTTCCGAGAGGGTACGAGCAGACGCAGACCCTTAGACGCAACACAACACTGTTATCTAAGCGCTTCTATATAGTATTgctattatattaatttttgaatatgaGCGAgacaaatttattacaaaaatacgCCTTTTTATTGTGTGCATGCTGTGTGCCTTTTTAAAATGTGTGCATGCTTGCATTCTGTTATACTAATAATTCGAAAACTTTcctacataaaaatatttaaaaaaatttaaaatcaaatgaagTAAagactctttttttattaagatttcttatgtttttaacaataaacattGCTTGCACTGTATAGTCCTCAAGgcaaaacaatcaaaaaaaacgTTGACATTTAACTTGACATGCTCAATTTATCAAATTGATAGACACCCAAACCATCGCCGCATCTCTTAGCGTTGGTAATCAACTTGGCAATTTCATTGATTGACTTAACTTGCTCATCCAAGAATTCTGTTTCTAAGAAATCGCACAAATGGGGATCGCTGTGTTTTCCAGCAATGGCATGGACATTCAGCAACGACTCGTTTACTTTCTTTTCCAATTCAAGCGCTGCTTCTAAGGCTGACACTGGCGTACTTACTTGAAATTGGGGAGCTTGAACATCCTTACAAACTACGCGACCACCACGTTTATTCAGGTATTTCATtagctaaaaattaaagaaatattgtttgtaaaaattaaaagttttttaaacatgattGAAACAGACATTAAAAATGACTCTTACTTTCTGAGCATGTTCACGTTCTTCATCTGCTTGATGCTTAAAAAACTTGAAGTATCCGTCTAATGCAACATCATCTTGATCAAAATGATAGGcctgaaaaattttatattttaatatttattagactacccatatttataatatattttatgtataatatattataacatttatattttcagAACAATTTCAGAGTAATTATTGATACAGAATAATTATTgattactattaaaaactttttcatttaataataataaatgttttctcatttcgcaaaaaaaatttttttaaatgttcttcatttggtaatttaaaatagaaagaaccatttaaaaattgtcttacttttcaatggcataataaaaataattattaatttatactgTTTAACTTCATGCATATTTATGAAAGGtcgaatttaaattttttcacaaaaatataatttataaaattcaaaagtatCTAAACGTTTGTATACAAAAGCgttattacaaatattactaACAGAAACCAAACAATTTGTTCACCCTCACAACAGCATTActcaacaaaataaatcaagCAAGGAAGATAAAGATTGGcgcaaaacttttaaaacttattataaaaatttagaaactttatcaaaggcactataaaagttttgaattattaaaaaataaaagctttttgcTAACAACAAATCGAAAAACGtacgaattaaaaaaaaaaagcatgaacTTACCATAGAAAGATACTGGTAACTTGCATACAACTCCATGTTTATTTGGTTGTTAATAGCATCTTCACTTTCTTGGTGAAAGTTTTGTCTGCATTGAGAAACCATGATTTTTATGTTTGAgtaatgttttaagtttaagatacaaatattaaaacaccGCGCTGGTTCTAACACTGTAGAAGCACAACaaagttttaatgaattttgAAGATGTACGAAAATTTATAGACAAAAATCAcgtgataaaattattttgattggttaaaaatgatttaactgTATTACTGTTGGTTAAAAACAATGTTATAGCAATTTGATTGGCCAAGTTTGATTGCTTTGAAAACCCATTTCTCgatttttttcgattttactcgatttttaaaactatgtttCTGAGAAACcttaaaaatctttaagaacACTTGAAGATGTAAAGTTATGGATTGCCAACgttctaatttaaatttctatGATTCAAGTTCGTTGCAAATATACTTCATAAGTACTATATAATTGtgaataaatctttattattcGGTTTTTAAATGCAGTTCAGTGCCGTCTTTTGAGCAACAAATCGCTGTTAATTATGCTATATGTTATGCCAACGATTACTTCGCGCTTTGCGTTGCGCTCACTTTTGACGCATTGTTTTGCGCCATCGATTACTTAGGCGCGTTTTGTTGTATTAACAATCATTTTGACACGTTTTTTGTGCTAACATTCGATTTTACGAGTTTTGTCGGGTTAACAACTAGTTTctccacacaaaaaaaaatatccacaACTGTTACATTCTCCTCTGGAGTCTTCAGAAGGTAAGTTTAGcgaaatgataaagaaaaaaatttattattaccgGAACTTTATTATTAACGGATATTCAGGTGCTAAAAAGTTTGATACTTTTCTACATAAGCTATCTTTAGAAAACCTAGCAGCAAATTAAtcatattacatttttatttgaaaataatttttcattcagatttaaaaattgtggaataaaaatattcaaaagtagttaaaaagtttgaataaaaaattgaacagAAATATTTCAAATCAAAGTCATGCTTTATGCCAAAGGGTTAAATGATTTATAAGAAACCAATGTTCGTGTTTACTTCGTATGCTTATAGTTTTATTAGGCTAAAGTGTATAATAGAGTATAAAAtgaatgttaaatataaaatataccaaagtatatatgtaaattatatgtAACAGAACATATATACAAagcatatataattaaatatataataagtcttttaaaaaatataaataatctagTATGTGCTAATTCATCACaataatcttttaatgataaatgcGTTTAATCATGCGTTAATTCAATTCATACTTAAATCTTCACAACCTGGTCTctggtaataaaaatttaatatgataactgtttatgaaaatatacaatatattataacGATTCAATAAGTCTTGTGATgtgtcttaaaaaaatatcatatgctaatataaaaaaaataattatgtttttgtccaaaaaaaatttaaagttattgaaacataaaaattacttattagatcactcaataaaaataaaaataaaaattatatagctTAAAACGATTAACAAAATTACGCGACTTCATATCTGCATTTACATTATTTTCAGTGCGCATGTCAAGCAATTTTGATATACAATGCTAGatcttgcttttttatttatcgcTGATGTATATTTGTGTAAGCAAATATCCATATTCATTACGAAGTGAAGGCACTACAAGCGGTGCAACCGCACCGAGCGCATGGGCGTCAAAAgtctgaaaattattttcttgttctatttttatttttaagttgaaaaattataaagttaaaacttaatgTTGAGTTGAAATGTAcgaaaactattatttttataacttatttatataactatttcaTGGCATTATGCCAACAAACaatcaatgtaaatatttatagtttatctATCGGGCAGGGAACGTCTAGGTTTTCGAATCACCGTTTCTCGAATATCCTCAACACTGTTTAGCTTACGTCATTAATTAATGAAATGGCGTATTGTCTTGATGACTTCAAGTTGATCGTTTGTCCGAATATTGCCTTACTCTActgaaaaaaatctattttttgaacaaaacttTACTCTattaaaactttgaatgaaaaaaagtaGTAGGTTTTTTAagattgaaaatcaaaaaaaaaaatcaaatcaaatcgtTTTTTCAATAATGAACTACTTAAGTAATATAACGATagatttaagtaatatttttttataaatgtaattaagtaatatataatacatcGTAGATAgctaactttattaaaaatcattttttaacaaagcgGTGTgggcaatttttttatttttcctcagCAAcgctttatttattttgttgccatacagctaaaaaaaaattataaaaataaattaaaataaatcaaaaagtcAATTAAGACGAAAGGAATAATAAcagaattaaaagaattatatagAGCATGTGAAAATGAACAACCCTCAACATTTTCATTCTTTAAAAGAATAAActagtaattttaatatttgtcgTTGTAGGGAGCGACGGATTTTAACTCGGCACAGGACTTGTGTTTCAGTTACTACAACTCCGATTATATctacaaaaaatcataaaatactTTCGGcgaatgtttttattgtaataaaaaatgttatgacAAATATATATTGTAGGTAACTTAAAAATTACCATTTAGATGactcaaacattaaaaataaaaattgtataacttAAGGCGATTAACAATTTTAGATTGCTTGACGCAAGTGAAGATatgaattacaaataaattgtttattgcaTTATGCGCGTGTCAAggaactttaaaaaacaaattgcttgCTTTAACGCTagattataagtatatataataagtttaaacaaaCGCGATGAGCAATActgattatgtttatattaatacATTAGTTAGGTAACCTAATTAATTGTATGATTTGCACATTCTAACATCTAGTGCAATatctgtccgctttctctatgctatctttctaacttgACTTTTTCTGACTTTCACTCTAATTTCTTTGTTCTTCTCAAAATCACCTACTCTTGGTCTGCAAAGCGGGTTATGATGCTCTTTAGTGAGCTGAACTCATCTTTGCGGGCCTTGGCAATGTAGCCTCTGTATGGCAATTAGCCGAAGGaagataaaccacaataccagcTTTAACGATGGGTAATTTTACCCTGCCAATATAGTTTTTGCCAATATAGTTTTTGTAGGTttctaactatttttttgtttaccaaaaaaatagttagaaacctacaacattaaaaataatgcgATACCAATTTTTACCCATAACAACGCTTTGTTTATTGCGTTGTTACGTGTTTctacaatgaatatataccacaacatgaaaaaatatcttttaaattccaatagtaaaaaataaattttgctattCTGTTTATTGATTTGTGTTTATTGACTCAATTCATGTGCTTCCGTTGCGCACGTGGTATACTTTGGAGCATATTTATATCCAACACACTTAAGTGTATTGGATggaaattatttgatataaaagttgtttatttgatgcattttattaaataggtAAAGAATtactaacatttgaaaaattttgctGAATTATGAATACGCAGCCgccaatgaataaaaaaattatgataaattgcAGGATGCAATTGTCGTTAATGGTTACTTTAAGTTGTGCATTAAAGTTtgataaaagcataaaaaaagttaaagagttAAGAGAGGATTGAGTGTCACaagtaaaaagaatttttaaataaaaataaatatacgaGTAAACTCCATATTAGAGTAGTCCCTTGGTCTTGGAAAGTCAAATAGCACCTATCCGTCAAGACTTACaagtatctaaaaaaaaaaaaaaaaaagcaagcaagCTGCCTTATATTCAATGCTAATAAAGTGCCAATCCACTGCTTAGAAAGTTTAGAGTGCTGAATGTTgttctatatttataatatttttttactcatgTTTAGGTTAAAATATCATATGCTGCCTAATTATTTTGAAGACCTTTCTTTTATAATAGatcataaatatcaaacaaagcaTTCGTTGCTTAATTATCAGGTACCAAAAGTTTTGGTACCCGATAAAACAATCCGAATTCTCAACAACATACCGAGAGCCACATCTGTGGAACTCGTTTCTcccaaataatagtaaaactgCAATTTCagttcaaacttttaaaagtatcttaAAAGAACAGTTACTTGATTATGACGTAACTCAAAttctatttcattttaaatttttattatattctcttttattttttaacttttccttttttaaaaatgcgaTATCACccttttcattatttatttatttatttacacttttgccgataaataaaaaatttacagttgtaacttataagttttttatttagtcttatcattaagcccccaAAAAtgcttcattataaataaaatatagtttaacaataaaatatattttcaagtattttaaagtatataacttcgatttaatattataaatgaaaatgtaaatatatcGCATagcgtttaaaatttatagtttttcaaagaataagatttaagaactgttttgtaaaataaaagaaacgaaatttaataaaatattaaaatgacaaaaataacatttaagaattggcttga
This genomic interval from Hydra vulgaris chromosome 01, alternate assembly HydraT2T_AEP contains the following:
- the LOC100203778 gene encoding soma ferritin isoform X2, coding for MVSQCRQNFHQESEDAINNQINMELYASYQYLSMAYHFDQDDVALAGYFKFFKHQSDEEREHAQKLMKYQNKRGGRVVYKDVQAPQFQVSTPVSALEAALELEKKVNESLLNVHAIAGKNSDLQAYHFDQDDVALDGYFKFFKHQADEEREHAQKLMKYLNKRGGRVVCKDVQAPQFQVSTPVSALEAALELEKKVNESLLNVHAIAGKHSDPHLCDFLETEFLDEQVKSINEIAKLITNAKRCGDGLGVYQFDKLSMSS